A portion of the Symphalangus syndactylus isolate Jambi chromosome 13, NHGRI_mSymSyn1-v2.1_pri, whole genome shotgun sequence genome contains these proteins:
- the LOC129460824 gene encoding cytochrome P450 4F8, whose protein sequence is MLLLSLSWLGLGPVAASPWLLLLLVGASWLLVRILAWTYAFYDNCRHLRCFPQPPKQNWFLGHLGLVTPTEEGLRVLTQLVATYPQGFVRWLGPIFPIINLCHPDTVRSVINTSDAITDKDIIFYKTLKSWLGDGLLSSVGDKWRHHRRMLMPAFRFNILKPYIKIFSKSANIMHDKWQRLAMEGSTRLDVFEHISLMTLDSLQKCIFSFDSACQEKPSEYIATIMELSALVVKRNSQFFRYKDFLYFLTPYGRRFHRACRLVHDFTDAVIQERRRTLTSQGVDDFLQAKAKSKTLDFIDVLLLSEDKNGKELSDEDIRAEANTFMFAGRDTTASGLSWVLYNLARHPEYQERCRQEVQELLKDSEPKEIGWDDLAQLPFLTMCLKESLRLHPPVPTFSRGCTQDVVLPDSRVIPKGNVCSINIFAIHHNPSVWPDPEVYDPFRFDPENAQKRSPMAFIPFSAGPRNCIGQTFAMAEMKVVLALTLLRFRILPDHREPRRKSEIVLRAEDGLWLLVEPLD, encoded by the exons ATGTTGCTGCTGAGCCTGTCCTGGCTGGGCCTCGGGCCAGTGGCAGCATCCCCatggctgcttctgctgctgGTCGGGGCCTCCTGGCTCCTGGTCCGCATCCTGGCCTGGACCTACGCCTTCTATGACAACTGCCGCCACCTCCGGTGTTTCCCGCAGCCCCCGAAACAGAACTGGTTCTTGGGTCACCTGGGCCTG GTCACCCCCACAGAGGAGGGCTTGAGGGTCCTGACCCAGCTGGTGGCCACCTACCCCCAGGGCTTTGTGAGGTGGTTGGGCCCCATCTTTCCCATCATCAACTTGTGCCACCCCGACACCGTCCGATCTGTCATCAATACTTCAG ATGCCATTACAGACAAGGACATAATCTTCTACAAGACCCTGAAGTCCTGGCTGG GGGATGGGCTCTTGTCAAGTGTTGGTGACAAGTGGAGACACCACCGTCGCATGCTGATGCCTGCCTTCCGTTTCAACATCCTGAAGCCCTACATAAAGATTTTCAGCAAGAGTGCGAACATCATGCAT GACAAGTGGCAACGCCTGGCCATGGAGGGCAGCACCCGTCTGGACGTGTTTGAGCACATCAGCCTTATGACCCTGGACAGTCTGCAGAAATGCATCTTCAGCTTTGACAGCGCTTGTCAGGA GAAGCCCAGTGAATATATTGCCACGATCATGGAGCTCAGTGCCCTTGTAGTGAAACGGAATAGCCAGTTCTTCCGGTACAAGGACTTCCTATACTTCCTCACTCCCTATGGACGGCGCTTCCACAGGGCCTGCCGACTGGTGCATGACTTCACAGATGCCGTCATCCAGGAGCGGCGCCGCACCCTCACTAGCCAGGGTGTTGATGACTTCCTCCAAGCCAAAGCCAAGTCCAAGACTTTGGACTTCATTGATGTGCTCCTGCTGAGCGAG GATAAAAATGGGAAAGAGTTGTCAGATGAGGACATAAGAGCAGAAGCTAACACTTTCATGTTTGCAG GCCGTGACACCACGGCCAGTGGCCTCTCCTGGGTCTTGTACAACCTCGCAAGGCACCCAGAATACCAAGAACGCTGCCGGCAGGAGGtgcaagagcttctgaaggacaGTGAGCCTAAAGAGATTGGATG GGACGACCTGGCCCAGTTGCCTTTCCTGACCATGTGCCTGAAGGAGAGCCTTCGGTTGCATCCCCCAGTCCCTACATTCTCCCGCGGCTGCACCCAGGACGTGGTGCTCCCAGACAGCCGGGTCATCCCCAAAG GGAATGTCTGTAGCATCAACATCTTCGCAATCCATCACAACCCCTCAGTCTGGCCAGACCCTGAG GTCTATGACCCCTTCCGCTTCGACCCAGAAAACGCCCAGAAGAGGTCACCTATggcttttattcctttctctgcGGGGCCCAG GAACTGCATCGGGCAGACGTTCGCGATGGCAGAGATGAAGGTGGTCTTGGCGCTCACGCTGCTGCGCTTCCGCATCCTGCCCGACCACAGGGAGCCACGTAGGAAGTCGGAGATTGTTTTGCGTGCGGAGGATGGACTTTGGCTGCTAGTAGAGCCCCTGGACTGA